Proteins co-encoded in one Cupriavidus metallidurans CH34 genomic window:
- a CDS encoding DUF2950 domain-containing protein: MTLTTPIRATLRRTLCTLLLGAAASLTPAAHANEVFATPEAAMTAFGNAVINDDEPTLQKLFGGKFRDIIPPVGAEVRSKFLTAWGKSHAVDQKENRAYIDVGDDGWTFPIPLVKGSKGWQFDTLAGVEEMRVRRVGRNELAVIQTMLAITDAQAEYALTLHDGSKTLVYASKLSSTPGKQDGLYWASAPGEPQSPLGAAFRGAGTSHASKDGYYGYHYKLLDAQGPNAPGGAYSYVVNGNLFGGFAVLAWPARYQDTGVMSFMVSHDGQVYERDLGADSAVKAKEIRNFDPGAGWRKVAP; encoded by the coding sequence ATGACACTGACGACGCCAATCCGCGCAACACTTCGCCGCACCCTGTGCACGCTGCTGCTGGGTGCAGCCGCGAGCCTGACACCCGCGGCGCACGCCAACGAGGTCTTCGCCACGCCCGAGGCCGCGATGACCGCTTTCGGCAACGCCGTCATCAACGACGACGAGCCGACGCTGCAGAAACTGTTCGGCGGCAAGTTCCGCGACATCATTCCGCCGGTGGGCGCCGAGGTCCGCAGCAAGTTCCTGACAGCCTGGGGCAAGTCCCACGCTGTCGATCAGAAAGAGAATCGCGCCTATATCGACGTGGGAGACGACGGCTGGACCTTCCCCATTCCACTGGTGAAGGGCAGCAAGGGCTGGCAGTTCGACACGCTGGCCGGCGTGGAGGAAATGCGGGTGCGCAGGGTGGGCCGCAACGAGCTGGCCGTCATCCAGACCATGCTGGCGATCACCGACGCACAGGCCGAATACGCGCTGACGCTGCACGATGGCAGCAAGACGCTGGTGTACGCATCGAAGCTGTCGAGCACGCCCGGCAAGCAGGATGGCCTCTACTGGGCCTCCGCGCCAGGCGAGCCACAGAGCCCGCTAGGCGCTGCGTTTCGCGGCGCGGGAACAAGCCATGCCAGCAAGGATGGCTATTACGGATATCACTACAAGCTGCTCGACGCGCAAGGCCCCAACGCCCCGGGCGGGGCCTACAGCTATGTGGTCAACGGCAATCTCTTCGGCGGCTTTGCCGTGCTGGCATGGCCGGCGCGCTATCAGGACACCGGCGTCATGAGCTTCATGGTCAGCCACGACGGCCAAGTCTACGAGCGAGACCTTGGCGCCGACAGCGCGGTCAAGGCCAAGGAGATCCGGAACTTCGATCCGGGTGCGGGATGGAGAAAGGTGGCGCCGTAG
- a CDS encoding enoyl-CoA hydratase/isomerase family protein, whose translation MTPPNASSTASSTVSSTNGQDSLQVTRDGHVVQVLIRRPPHNHLDPAFVGLLADTLEQLDGDDECRAIVLAAEGKSFCAGADFSGQQASSSVSRDPSPFYKQAMRLFRTRKPIVAAVHGAAVGAGVGLSLVADFRVTCPEARFSVNFNRLGFHAGFGLSLTLPRLIGVQQASLLLYTGRRIDGETAVRIGLADELVPADQVLARAHALATEIAISAPLAVESTRAALREGLADAIYAANQKELAIQLTQFPTEDFREGVAAMAERRPPNFRRR comes from the coding sequence ATGACGCCCCCTAACGCTTCGTCTACCGCTTCCTCTACCGTCTCCTCTACCAACGGCCAGGATTCCCTTCAGGTCACGCGCGACGGACATGTCGTCCAGGTCCTGATTCGCAGGCCGCCCCATAACCACCTCGACCCGGCATTCGTCGGCCTGCTGGCGGACACGCTCGAACAACTCGATGGCGACGACGAATGCCGCGCCATCGTGCTGGCGGCCGAAGGCAAGTCCTTCTGCGCCGGCGCGGACTTCTCCGGCCAGCAAGCATCGTCATCGGTCAGCCGCGACCCGAGCCCGTTCTACAAGCAGGCCATGCGGCTCTTCCGCACGCGCAAGCCGATCGTCGCCGCAGTACACGGCGCGGCCGTGGGCGCCGGCGTAGGGTTGTCGCTCGTGGCGGACTTCCGCGTCACCTGCCCCGAGGCGCGGTTCAGCGTCAACTTCAACCGGCTGGGTTTTCATGCCGGCTTCGGCCTGAGCCTGACCCTGCCCCGCCTGATCGGGGTCCAGCAGGCATCGCTGCTGCTATACACGGGGCGTCGCATTGACGGCGAGACCGCCGTGCGCATCGGACTGGCTGACGAACTCGTACCGGCCGACCAGGTTCTGGCCCGCGCCCATGCGCTGGCCACCGAGATCGCAATCTCGGCCCCGCTCGCCGTGGAAAGCACGCGCGCCGCGCTGCGCGAGGGGCTGGCGGATGCGATCTACGCCGCCAACCAGAAGGAGCTGGCTATCCAGCTCACGCAATTCCCGACCGAGGATTTTCGCGAAGGCGTGGCAGCCATGGCCGAACGCCGTCCGCCGAACTTCCGTCGTCGCTGA
- a CDS encoding Bug family tripartite tricarboxylate transporter substrate binding protein yields MNTRRALLAMIGLLTLSASVHAETAKEFPSRPIRVIVPFTSGSGSDTSARYYGEQMGRALGQPVVVENRPGANGLIGIQALKNAPADGYTVLLASNSPMSVNPIVMKNLPYDPLKDLKPVSGLSRNMNVFLVPEKSPIKTVADLVAHAKDRGKPLAVGTYSAGYQLAAAWFANLAGLQFVNVPYKGQAQIMTDVIGGQLDMAVVDLGGAITLLKEGKIRAVAVTGETRHRDFPNVPTIKESGYPDYAQYSWVSFYVRAGTPDDITDKLATAVQTALKSPESDAFLATKGGDPMPYPPKEMRQFQEREMARFRKVAAAAGIKPE; encoded by the coding sequence ATGAATACACGTCGAGCCCTTCTCGCGATGATTGGCCTGCTGACGCTGTCGGCGTCAGTCCATGCGGAAACGGCCAAGGAATTCCCATCGCGGCCGATTCGCGTGATCGTGCCATTCACGTCTGGCAGTGGCTCCGATACGTCGGCACGCTACTACGGCGAACAGATGGGTCGCGCGCTGGGGCAGCCCGTGGTCGTCGAGAACCGGCCCGGCGCTAACGGCCTGATCGGCATCCAGGCGCTCAAGAACGCGCCGGCGGATGGCTACACGGTGCTGCTGGCCAGCAACTCGCCGATGTCGGTCAATCCGATCGTGATGAAGAACCTGCCCTATGACCCGCTGAAGGATCTCAAGCCGGTGTCAGGACTGAGCCGGAACATGAACGTGTTCCTGGTGCCGGAGAAGTCGCCGATCAAGACCGTGGCCGACCTGGTTGCCCACGCGAAAGACCGTGGCAAGCCGCTGGCAGTCGGCACGTATTCGGCGGGTTACCAGTTGGCGGCGGCATGGTTCGCCAACCTCGCCGGCCTCCAGTTCGTCAACGTGCCGTACAAGGGGCAGGCCCAGATCATGACCGATGTCATCGGCGGGCAGCTCGACATGGCCGTGGTCGATCTGGGTGGCGCCATCACGCTACTCAAGGAAGGCAAGATCCGCGCGGTGGCCGTCACCGGCGAGACACGGCATCGCGACTTCCCGAACGTGCCGACGATCAAGGAAAGCGGCTACCCGGACTACGCCCAGTACAGCTGGGTGTCGTTCTACGTCCGCGCGGGAACGCCCGACGACATCACTGACAAGCTGGCCACCGCCGTGCAAACGGCCCTCAAGTCACCGGAGTCCGACGCATTCCTGGCCACCAAGGGCGGCGATCCCATGCCTTACCCGCCGAAGGAAATGCGCCAGTTCCAGGAACGCGAGATGGCCCGGTTCCGCAAGGTTGCCGCGGCAGCCGGCATCAAGCCCGAGTGA
- a CDS encoding HugZ family pyridoxamine 5'-phosphate oxidase, whose product MLTVHAIHLLHEAAFGTLATQSSVLAGYPYATVVPYVTDHAHQPVICISALAEHTKNLLADTRMSLSVLQPEATDVQAASRLTIVGDAERFEPDTALRDRYLRYEPGAERLLALDFAFFRLKPVKVRFIVGVGRMGWVEQADLDAVPTLPAQEEADLVSRMSRLVPESVRVLGIDPLGVDVEINGRRHRHRLAGTTPIDEAIQAATHAITAITAARQ is encoded by the coding sequence ATGCTCACCGTACACGCCATCCATCTGCTGCACGAAGCCGCCTTCGGTACGCTTGCCACGCAATCGTCCGTCCTGGCCGGCTATCCCTACGCCACCGTGGTGCCCTATGTCACGGACCACGCGCATCAACCGGTCATCTGCATCAGCGCCCTGGCCGAACACACGAAGAACCTGCTCGCGGATACACGGATGAGCCTGTCTGTGCTGCAGCCGGAAGCCACGGATGTGCAGGCCGCCAGCCGACTGACGATCGTCGGAGACGCGGAACGCTTCGAGCCAGACACTGCCCTGCGCGACCGCTACCTGCGCTATGAGCCCGGCGCCGAACGTCTGCTGGCGCTCGATTTCGCGTTCTTCCGGCTGAAGCCGGTCAAGGTACGGTTCATCGTCGGCGTCGGCAGGATGGGTTGGGTGGAACAAGCCGATCTGGACGCTGTGCCCACGCTCCCCGCGCAAGAAGAAGCCGATCTCGTGAGCAGAATGTCCCGCCTGGTTCCCGAGAGCGTGCGCGTGCTCGGCATCGATCCGCTCGGCGTCGACGTCGAGATCAATGGACGCCGCCACCGACATCGTCTTGCCGGCACAACGCCGATCGATGAAGCCATCCAGGCCGCCACTCACGCGATCACGGCGATCACGGCGGCGCGGCAATGA
- a CDS encoding DUF3300 domain-containing protein, with protein sequence MQRLAPTIGAALLAGMALVATGVMAQEKPAPAPAPFKAEEIEALVAPIALYPDTVLSQVLMASTYPLEIVFAARWVKSHPGEKGDAAVKAVQNESWDVSVKSLVAFPQILEPMYDKLDWTQKLGDAFLAQERDVLAAVQRLRARARDAGNLQSNEQQRVIVEPATTSGAVSQTIVRIEPANPEVIYVPAYDPAVVYGGWAYPAYPYYYWPPYPAYYPGYAFGSGLAFGFGLAAAAAIFGDCNWGGGDVHVDHHKATNIDRNFDRNGRQGGQGSSRWEHSVDHRKGVAYRDNATRERFGREQAGAADRRANYRGRDPGAGNRAGVSDRMAGGNPSASDRMNGGNRAGTSDRPATADRAAAGNRAGASDRAQAADRYSAGFGGRDNGFQGVGNGAGTQNNTNRGSSSMQSSGFNRGGGGYSGGARGGGGGFGGGRGGGGRR encoded by the coding sequence ATGCAACGCTTGGCGCCCACCATCGGCGCCGCCCTGCTCGCCGGCATGGCCCTCGTGGCAACCGGCGTCATGGCCCAGGAAAAGCCCGCCCCCGCTCCCGCGCCGTTCAAGGCCGAGGAGATCGAGGCACTGGTCGCACCGATCGCGCTCTATCCCGATACCGTGCTGTCGCAGGTGCTGATGGCGTCGACCTATCCGCTGGAGATCGTCTTTGCCGCCCGCTGGGTGAAATCGCACCCTGGCGAGAAAGGCGATGCCGCGGTCAAAGCTGTGCAGAACGAGTCGTGGGACGTCAGCGTGAAGTCGCTGGTGGCATTCCCGCAGATCCTCGAACCTATGTACGACAAGCTCGACTGGACCCAGAAGCTCGGTGACGCATTCCTGGCCCAGGAGAGGGATGTGCTCGCAGCGGTACAGCGGCTGCGCGCGCGTGCCCGCGATGCCGGCAACCTGCAATCGAATGAGCAGCAACGCGTGATCGTCGAGCCGGCGACCACGTCGGGCGCGGTGTCGCAGACCATCGTGCGGATCGAGCCGGCCAACCCGGAGGTGATCTACGTGCCCGCCTACGACCCGGCGGTGGTCTATGGCGGCTGGGCCTATCCCGCCTACCCCTATTACTACTGGCCACCCTACCCGGCGTACTACCCGGGCTACGCGTTTGGCAGCGGCCTGGCATTCGGGTTCGGCCTCGCCGCCGCGGCAGCCATCTTTGGTGACTGCAACTGGGGCGGGGGCGACGTCCACGTCGACCACCACAAGGCCACCAATATCGACCGCAATTTCGATCGCAATGGTCGACAAGGTGGCCAGGGCAGCAGTCGATGGGAGCACAGCGTCGATCATCGCAAGGGCGTTGCCTATCGCGACAACGCTACGCGCGAACGTTTCGGCCGCGAGCAGGCTGGCGCCGCCGACCGGCGCGCCAACTATCGTGGCCGCGATCCGGGCGCCGGCAATCGCGCCGGGGTTTCCGACCGCATGGCCGGCGGCAACCCATCAGCCTCGGACCGCATGAACGGGGGCAACCGCGCGGGCACGTCCGACCGCCCCGCGACGGCGGATCGCGCGGCGGCCGGCAACCGGGCCGGCGCCTCCGACCGCGCACAGGCCGCCGACCGCTACAGCGCGGGATTCGGCGGGCGGGACAACGGCTTCCAGGGCGTCGGCAACGGCGCCGGCACGCAGAACAACACCAATCGCGGCAGTTCCAGCATGCAGTCATCGGGCTTTAATCGCGGCGGTGGCGGATATTCGGGCGGCGCGCGTGGCGGTGGCGGCGGTTTCGGTGGCGGCCGCGGCGGCGGTGGACGTCGATAA
- a CDS encoding acyl-CoA dehydrogenase family protein: MEIASKVVIRPADPDDALTPLRQEVRAFLAETLGNRPPQLRAKSWSGYDPEFSRALGARGWIGMTWPKAYGGSERSMLERYVVLEELLAAGAPVGGHWVAERQSGPLLMRYADKSVAADIVPRITRGEVRFCIGMSEPDSGSDLASIRTRGDRVDGGWVINGTKLWTSNAHHSQYMIALVRTDRGADDKHKGLSQFLVDMTSSGLQVRPIKNLAGHEGFNEVVFDNVFVPDRMLIGTEGDGWAQVTAELTFERSGPERYLSSYALLAEMVDAADATDSRQAVEIGYLVAELSNLRQMSRGIAAMLNRGENPQLAAANVKDMGALFEQRIPEVAHALFGNELRRTGSPFVATQAYLTQSVPSFSLRGGTREILRGIIARGLGIR, translated from the coding sequence TTGGAGATAGCCAGCAAGGTCGTGATACGGCCAGCCGATCCCGACGACGCCCTGACGCCGCTGCGTCAGGAAGTCCGCGCATTCCTGGCGGAGACCCTCGGCAACCGGCCACCCCAACTGCGCGCCAAGAGCTGGTCTGGCTACGATCCCGAATTCAGCCGCGCGCTGGGTGCGCGTGGCTGGATCGGCATGACCTGGCCCAAGGCTTACGGCGGCAGTGAACGCTCGATGCTCGAGCGCTACGTGGTGCTCGAGGAACTGCTCGCGGCGGGCGCGCCAGTTGGCGGCCACTGGGTTGCCGAGCGCCAGAGCGGCCCGCTGCTGATGCGTTACGCGGACAAGAGCGTGGCGGCGGACATCGTGCCGCGCATCACGCGCGGAGAAGTGCGCTTCTGCATTGGCATGAGCGAGCCGGACTCCGGTTCCGACCTGGCGTCGATCCGCACACGTGGCGATCGCGTGGATGGCGGATGGGTCATCAACGGCACCAAGCTCTGGACCTCCAACGCGCATCATTCGCAATACATGATCGCGCTGGTGCGCACCGACCGTGGCGCGGACGACAAGCACAAGGGTCTGTCGCAGTTCCTGGTCGACATGACGTCGAGCGGCCTGCAGGTGCGCCCGATCAAGAACCTGGCGGGTCACGAGGGCTTCAACGAGGTCGTGTTCGACAACGTCTTCGTGCCGGACCGGATGCTGATCGGCACCGAGGGCGATGGCTGGGCCCAGGTCACCGCGGAACTCACGTTCGAGCGCAGCGGCCCCGAACGCTATCTGAGCAGCTACGCGCTGCTGGCCGAGATGGTGGATGCGGCAGACGCGACCGACTCGCGCCAGGCGGTGGAAATCGGCTACCTCGTCGCGGAGCTGAGCAATCTGCGCCAGATGTCTCGCGGTATCGCGGCCATGCTCAATCGTGGCGAGAATCCGCAACTGGCCGCTGCCAACGTCAAGGACATGGGCGCGCTGTTCGAACAGCGCATCCCTGAGGTGGCCCACGCGCTGTTCGGCAATGAACTGCGCCGCACCGGCTCCCCGTTCGTCGCGACGCAAGCCTACCTGACCCAGAGTGTGCCCTCGTTCTCCCTGCGGGGCGGCACGCGTGAAATTCTGCGGGGAATCATTGCGCGAGGACTGGGAATCCGATGA
- a CDS encoding acyl-CoA dehydrogenase family protein, whose protein sequence is MNELEQMLTDSAERLFGNEVTLEQSEAMERGEFPQSLWNAVDKSGLVHVLASEEAGGANASWTEALPVMLAAGRTVTPLPFVDAATATWLLSRLGIEAPQGLLALADLSAAPTASQDGDTWRLSAEVEVPWGRHAQHVLVRAANAWLLLPTEHASVREDANIAGEPRDRLTFVDAVATAASTRQPLEGCDDPAALGALMRAIQITGVLERVLNQTVQYATERIQFGRPIGKFQAIQQQLAVLANEVVASRMAVASACAALSGKDWAQQAMIAKIICGLAAGRAPAIAHQVHGAIGFTREHSLHYATRRLWSWRAEYGSEAQWAAKLGKMAIEHGGDTLWERLTEAA, encoded by the coding sequence ATGAACGAACTCGAACAAATGCTGACCGACAGCGCGGAGCGCCTGTTCGGCAACGAGGTCACGCTCGAACAGTCCGAAGCGATGGAGCGCGGCGAGTTTCCGCAATCACTCTGGAATGCGGTGGACAAGAGCGGTCTGGTGCACGTGCTTGCCAGCGAGGAAGCCGGTGGCGCCAACGCGAGCTGGACGGAAGCCCTGCCGGTGATGCTGGCCGCTGGCCGCACGGTCACCCCGCTGCCGTTCGTCGATGCCGCCACCGCCACGTGGCTGCTGAGCCGTCTTGGCATCGAAGCGCCGCAGGGCCTGCTGGCCCTTGCCGATCTGTCAGCGGCCCCGACCGCGAGCCAGGATGGCGACACCTGGCGGCTGAGCGCGGAAGTGGAAGTCCCCTGGGGCCGACACGCGCAACACGTGCTGGTGCGCGCCGCCAACGCCTGGCTGTTGCTGCCGACCGAGCACGCTTCGGTACGCGAGGATGCCAACATCGCTGGCGAACCGCGTGACAGGCTCACGTTCGTCGACGCCGTGGCAACAGCCGCGTCGACGCGGCAGCCGCTGGAGGGATGCGACGATCCGGCCGCGCTCGGCGCATTGATGCGCGCCATCCAGATCACCGGCGTGCTCGAACGCGTGCTGAATCAGACCGTGCAATACGCCACCGAACGCATCCAGTTTGGCCGGCCCATCGGCAAGTTCCAGGCGATCCAGCAACAGCTTGCAGTGCTCGCCAACGAAGTGGTCGCCTCGCGCATGGCCGTGGCCAGCGCCTGCGCGGCGTTGTCGGGCAAGGACTGGGCACAGCAGGCCATGATCGCCAAGATCATCTGTGGTCTGGCCGCCGGCCGCGCACCCGCGATCGCGCACCAGGTGCATGGCGCCATCGGCTTCACGCGCGAGCACTCGCTGCACTACGCCACGCGGCGCCTGTGGTCCTGGCGCGCCGAGTACGGCAGCGAGGCGCAATGGGCCGCGAAGCTCGGCAAGATGGCAATCGAACACGGCGGCGACACGCTGTGGGAAAGACTGACGGAGGCCGCATGA
- a CDS encoding MFS transporter, which yields MATRAPASTLRQIPSGIWMLGCVSLLMDISSEIIHSLLPVFMVTTLGASALAVGLIEGAAEATALIVKVFSGVLSDYLGKRKALAVLGYGLGALSKPLFAVAPGVGTILAARLSDRIGKGIRGAPRDALVADIAPAHLRGAAFGLRQALDTVGAFLGPLIAIGLMMLWANDFRAIFWVAVVPGVLSVALLAFGVKEPQTHTGDKRVNPIRRANLARLGPAYWGVVAVGTAFALARFSEAFLILRVQQEGLPLFMAPLVLVTMNAVFAVTAYPFGKLADNCSHDKLLVAGLAVLIVADTVLAVGSHWSIALVGVALWGLHMGMTQGLLATMVADAAPADLRGTAFGVFNLASGLALLAASVMAGWLWDRHGAAATFHAGAGFCVLTIALLIHRLRNRPASGAATR from the coding sequence ATGGCAACGCGCGCTCCCGCCAGCACCCTGCGACAGATCCCGTCCGGCATCTGGATGCTTGGATGCGTCAGCCTGTTGATGGACATCTCCTCGGAGATCATCCACAGCCTGCTGCCCGTCTTCATGGTCACCACGCTCGGCGCTAGCGCGCTGGCCGTGGGGCTGATCGAAGGCGCGGCCGAAGCCACCGCCCTGATCGTCAAGGTCTTCTCGGGCGTCCTCAGTGATTATCTCGGCAAGCGCAAGGCGCTGGCCGTGCTCGGCTATGGGCTCGGCGCGCTGTCCAAGCCGCTCTTCGCGGTGGCACCTGGCGTCGGCACGATACTGGCGGCACGCCTGTCCGACCGCATCGGCAAGGGCATTCGCGGCGCGCCCCGCGATGCGCTGGTGGCCGATATCGCGCCCGCCCATCTGCGCGGCGCGGCGTTCGGGCTGCGGCAGGCACTCGACACGGTTGGCGCATTCCTGGGCCCGCTGATCGCCATCGGGCTGATGATGCTCTGGGCGAACGACTTCCGCGCCATCTTCTGGGTGGCGGTGGTGCCCGGCGTGCTGTCCGTTGCCTTGCTCGCATTCGGCGTGAAGGAACCGCAAACCCACACCGGAGACAAGCGTGTGAATCCGATCCGGCGCGCCAACCTGGCGCGGCTCGGTCCGGCGTACTGGGGCGTGGTTGCCGTGGGCACGGCCTTCGCGCTGGCCCGATTCAGCGAGGCATTCCTGATCCTGCGCGTCCAGCAGGAAGGGCTACCGCTGTTTATGGCGCCGCTGGTGCTGGTAACGATGAACGCGGTGTTCGCCGTCACGGCCTATCCGTTCGGCAAGCTCGCGGACAACTGCAGCCATGACAAGCTCCTGGTGGCTGGCCTGGCCGTGCTGATCGTCGCGGATACGGTGCTCGCAGTCGGCTCTCACTGGAGCATCGCACTGGTCGGGGTCGCGCTGTGGGGCCTGCATATGGGCATGACCCAGGGATTGCTGGCCACGATGGTCGCCGATGCCGCGCCAGCGGATCTGCGTGGCACTGCATTCGGCGTTTTCAATCTGGCCAGCGGGCTGGCGTTGCTGGCAGCCAGTGTCATGGCCGGCTGGCTGTGGGACCGGCACGGTGCGGCCGCCACCTTCCACGCGGGCGCGGGCTTCTGCGTGCTGACCATCGCACTGCTGATCCACCGGCTTCGCAACCGCCCCGCCTCCGGCGCGGCCACCCGCTGA
- a CDS encoding LysR family transcriptional regulator, whose amino-acid sequence MNESRFSDTPGSDGTETPEGRDSRRPALAELRKKDLNLLVVLAAMLESNSVSEAARRLDSTQPSMSRMLDRLRDDLGDPLLIKSAHKMLPTRRAQDIRRVLDDVLRAIEGVYQQGSDYNPAMETGTYVIGINDSLQALIAPAFLASLRQVAPRARVRMQPVPQQGGISAMTSGAIDLMVAFYPVDMESLRSELLLTTRFGCLSARSNPHIGAITSARELASLDCLDISQFGLITRLLDRYFQSHGLHRRIVGTLTSYLAVADAIHDTEIYAMIPDYLARPLCRHPGMRFSPMEDEGMAVPIHLCWHNNVHSHPFVTVLRSLLASAARHVAT is encoded by the coding sequence ATGAACGAATCTCGTTTCAGCGACACCCCAGGCTCGGACGGCACGGAGACGCCGGAAGGCCGCGACAGCAGACGACCGGCGCTTGCCGAACTGCGCAAGAAGGATCTGAACCTGCTGGTGGTGCTGGCCGCCATGCTCGAGAGCAACAGCGTCAGCGAGGCCGCCAGGCGGCTGGACAGCACCCAGCCCTCGATGAGCCGGATGCTCGACCGGCTGCGCGACGATCTCGGCGATCCACTGCTGATCAAGAGCGCCCACAAGATGCTGCCGACGCGCCGCGCCCAGGACATCCGCCGCGTGCTCGATGACGTGTTGCGTGCCATCGAAGGCGTCTACCAGCAGGGCAGCGACTACAACCCGGCGATGGAGACCGGCACGTACGTGATCGGTATCAACGATTCCCTGCAGGCGTTGATTGCCCCGGCGTTCCTGGCCAGCCTGCGCCAGGTGGCGCCGCGCGCGCGGGTCCGGATGCAGCCCGTGCCACAGCAGGGCGGCATTTCCGCGATGACCAGCGGGGCGATCGACCTGATGGTGGCGTTCTATCCCGTGGATATGGAATCGCTGCGCTCCGAGCTGCTGCTGACGACGCGTTTCGGCTGCCTGTCGGCCAGATCCAACCCGCATATCGGCGCGATCACCTCGGCGCGCGAACTGGCATCGCTCGACTGTCTCGACATCTCGCAGTTCGGCCTGATCACGCGGCTGCTCGACCGCTACTTCCAATCGCATGGCCTGCATCGGCGGATCGTCGGCACACTGACCAGCTACCTGGCCGTAGCCGACGCGATTCACGACACCGAGATCTACGCGATGATTCCGGACTACCTCGCCAGGCCGCTGTGCCGGCATCCCGGCATGCGCTTCTCGCCGATGGAGGACGAAGGCATGGCCGTGCCGATTCATCTGTGCTGGCACAACAACGTCCACTCGCACCCGTTCGTCACGGTGCTGCGGTCGCTGCTGGCATCCGCCGCGCGTCACGTGGCCACCTAG
- a CDS encoding Bug family tripartite tricarboxylate transporter substrate binding protein, whose product MRRLLLACLIATLGVSGLAHANANNYPRKPVKIVVSFPPGTGSDSSARFLAQKLEARFGQPFVVENRPGANSFIAAQTVAKADPDGYTLFVASNSPMATNVVQFKTLPYDPVRDFAPVARLYYGAMILSVRADSPYKTVADLVAAAKVKPGKLSYGSGSASYQIATELFMKQAGITAVAIPYKGAAPAVADLAGGQVDFAMSDYLAASALSQAGKTRIIAVGGDKRLPLEPNVPTLQELGYKDYYMVNWVALFAPAKTPPAIVKKLSDATVEIISSKEAAEFVGRTSGQIFAGGSEVLRKYQLDEIQRWTKAAEIAGIPKE is encoded by the coding sequence ATGCGGCGTTTGCTTCTCGCCTGTCTGATTGCCACGCTCGGGGTCTCCGGGCTGGCGCACGCCAACGCGAACAATTACCCCAGAAAGCCCGTCAAGATCGTGGTGTCGTTCCCGCCTGGCACGGGCTCGGACAGCAGCGCGCGGTTCCTGGCCCAGAAACTCGAGGCGCGCTTTGGCCAGCCTTTCGTGGTGGAAAATCGTCCGGGTGCCAACAGCTTCATCGCCGCGCAGACGGTGGCGAAGGCGGACCCGGATGGCTACACGTTGTTCGTGGCGAGCAATTCGCCGATGGCGACCAACGTGGTCCAGTTCAAGACGCTGCCCTATGACCCGGTACGCGATTTCGCGCCCGTGGCGCGGCTTTACTACGGGGCGATGATCCTGTCGGTGCGCGCCGATTCGCCCTACAAGACCGTTGCCGATCTGGTGGCCGCTGCCAAGGTGAAGCCCGGCAAGCTCAGCTACGGCTCGGGTTCCGCGTCGTACCAGATTGCCACCGAGCTGTTCATGAAGCAGGCCGGTATCACTGCCGTGGCCATCCCGTACAAGGGCGCTGCCCCGGCTGTCGCAGATCTCGCCGGTGGCCAGGTGGACTTCGCGATGTCGGATTACCTTGCCGCTTCCGCGCTGTCGCAGGCCGGCAAGACACGCATCATCGCCGTGGGCGGCGACAAGCGACTGCCGTTGGAGCCCAATGTGCCGACGCTGCAGGAACTCGGCTACAAGGACTACTACATGGTGAACTGGGTGGCGCTGTTCGCGCCGGCGAAGACGCCGCCCGCGATCGTCAAGAAACTCAGCGACGCCACGGTCGAGATCATTAGCAGCAAGGAAGCGGCGGAGTTCGTGGGCCGCACCAGCGGCCAGATCTTCGCGGGTGGGTCGGAGGTGCTGCGGAAATACCAACTCGACGAAATCCAGCGCTGGACGAAGGCCGCGGAAATCGCGGGTATTCCGAAGGAGTGA